GTAAAGGCGGTATTATTGACGGTAATTTGTGTATTGTCCCTTCTAACCCTATGGTTAACATGTGATGGAAATGAGAGCGACTTCCCAATTGGCCGGCCTCACATTTCCTGGAAGTGACTCGCTGGAAATCGCTCCTTTAATCCTCTTGATACGCTGGATAAGCGTGGCGGTGATTGGGTTTCTTTTCGTGATTTTGACCACGTTTACATTGAGTTACTCTCTCGGAATAGTAGCCCCCAATTTCGTGAGTGCCTGCAAACCACAACATCGAATGCTTTGCGATGCTGGCTACATTAATGTCACTTGCACGACGTTGCCTCAAAAATGGAGGCGGGCCGGGTATTCTTTCCCTCCGACATGTGTGACCCTTCAAGGCTATCTGATGTTTGCTGCCGTATATTTCATTGAGCATCGCTTTTCCTGGAAAGGATCGCGTCGATACGTAAACATCTTTAGCCAGGTGTTTTTTATTGCGATGGCCCTGCTCACTGGATTCAGCACGGTACACTACAACGAGGCGAATTGGGGTGAAGTGTTGATTGGTTTTCTGATCGGAGCTGGAACAGCTTGGATAATATTACGTGTCACTTTCATTTGGATGAAATGGGGAAAGGAACCTGGGCTTCCATATTACTGGAACGACGTCCTGGGAAGAATTATTGTCAGTCAAACGGGCTCGATCCCTGTCACGCCTCTGCCCATGTGGCACCGAGAACCAGGACAAATGGGACAACAACTTTCCTGCCAACGGAATAACGAAAATGAATTGCCTCAAACCGGGGGAGAAACACGTCAGCCACCATCGTACCAACCGATAATATTTTCGAGCTCGGAATACACGGAAAGTCCCCCAGCGTACGACGATATAATTTCATTCAACCggacttgaatttgttttgcAGATCCTATACGAGTTCATTACATGTAACTGGCGACTCTTTGGATTTATGCATGTCATGATTacaataaaactttttttttctgaatattTGTTGGGTGTTACATTTATTTGCACAGCTCTCACGATGTGTGAGATTCAAACTCTTTCAACTTCATTCGTTTGAAAAGAATGAACGGAGATGCAAGTTAACTAATCAACGTTGACCTGCACAGCAGTGATTGATGTTGGATGTCATCGTAAAAGTTGAACCATTCCACAAAGATCGTTTGTGAACCGACCCACCAAAGTCATTTGGCTGGTTAGAAAAACCCAGCTCGTAAACAGTTAATAGTCAGAAAGTCTTTGCACACGATGAGCTCTGTGTCCGGTTCTATATTTGTCGATCACGTACGCCCTTTTGCACGTCGACCGATGCAAAAACATGCAAACCACGCCAGGCAGTCTCACCTAATACAACTGAgactgtttgtttttttttgcaaaaaaaaaccctgacCAACGATGATGGACATTTGGCACTAGTATATGCACAGTCTTTTAAGACAGGACGCAAATAAAGAACACGGACTGAGACATTGTGTGTATTGTTGCATACATATAGTAATAGAATTTTGTGATTGaattgttctttctttttgttgaagGTTTTATAGTTCATCAGGCTGGGGACAAATAGAAACTGAAATGTTCAGTAGTTGTCGAAAACACTGAGTCTATAACTAAAAATAGGGGAAAtgagatgaaaagaaaacgaagagaGACAAGCCAAAagttcccccttttttttttctttcttaatgATGACGTTAAAGAAGAACACAGTCTTCTGGCCCTGTTTGTCGATTTTAGCCACTCATCATCGTAAATTAAGAGgaggaaatttcttttttttttttttttacaagcagTCGAGAGAATTGCACACGAACTGTGATTGTCTTGTTTGCGAGCTTaaagaaacacaaacaaaacgcACAATAAAAACTGTTGGGTCATCATGCGTTGATAAGGAGGGGAGGAAGACAGAGGTGggatttgtttttaaaattttatttgagGCGTGTACAGTTGAGAAAAGAATAGTGCGATGGCTGCCGGAGCTCAATGATGTCGGGCATTGAAGAACTGTCTAACAGTTATTGAAATATACGAGAGAGACACATCAAGTCAAAGGGGACATTCagagcagaaaaaaaagggggcagtTCAAttcattaagaaaaatttgaaaattccaaaataaaaggtaaaaaaaaaaaaaaatgttatgcGAATTGATAACAGCATTCCCGACCGTATCATTTTCAAAGGAAGTCACGCTAAAATCAAGGCATGTATAATAGAGAGAATCCGGCCGATGAAGTATGTATAACGGCGTGACGTTtcgtgttgttttttgttaccTTCTAGTTGACCCATGTTATTGGCGGAAGAGTCAACGGAAATGAACTACGCGGTCTTGTCCCTCTGATGCCCCCAAGACCCTCTTCGTGGTGGTGTACGCGCAACTGCTTTACATCTACATTCAAAGAGAACAACGGCATTAATAGtttcaaaatatttgaaattctCCCGCCACAAATAAAGCAGCAACGATAAtagaaggaaatgaaaagagaagTGAACGATGCACGGACGACACGTAACGATCCACTTGAACAGCTCCAATTTTtcacgcacaaaaaaaaaatggttggaAAGCAGAGAAAAGAATAAACGTTTTTCGTGCCCAGTTTCTATCTTTAGAAATTCagctttgtttttatttttgtttccaacAACGAGAAGAGGAAGAGAACTAGGAAGAATAAGCGCAGCATCAGCTTACGTTAAGACAGCAGATATCCATCATGCAAAGTGGAAGAGTCAAAAATGTTGTCGGTTAAGGGACAGGGTtactaatttttctttttttcttgttgaaatAGAGAAGAAACGATTATATCCTCGTGTGCATGACATTTCCGAGCCAAAGTGGCAGCTGtttgaccctttttttttctattttttactTAGCCAATGGAGCAGTTGCGGTCCCGAAATAAGCGCCAGAAAGTCATCAGACGCGTACCcatgtttttgctttttacaattttctgtttgtttttgaatttttttttttttttggccgagTTTGCTTTTCTGGAATGggcagttttttttaaatatttctttacttcaaaaaaacaaaatcacaccaaaagtaaacaataaacattttgctAGTCAGTACTGCTGCTTTTCTCCGGTTCAGGGATTTTCGCCCCGAAAATTGGGGCCAGGGCGCAAGAAAAGGCGGTGCTCGTTCAACAACTGACGATCGTGTTGAAAAGTATTCTCGTGGCACGTGTGGCAGCCGCTCTAAAAGTAGTTCTGGGGGCCgaaagcacacacacacacacacacaagatgatgatggtgcaggaaaaagaagaacccGTTCACTGGGCTAAATTGGTTGTTCCTCCACCCGGTAACGCCCCGTCCCTGTGTAGAGCAACCCCTTCCCTTacgacttttttttattttttattttggctctTGACAAAAGACACATAACTCAGATAAATGcgctttaaaataaaaaccaaaaaaacaaaacatggcGGAGCTTTAATTTCGTTGTCGTCCATTTTCCTGGTGGGGTGCCATTTGCTGGAGAAATTAAACATTCATTCTGCTGTGAAATTGGCGATCccctcaaaaagaaaataaatgtcTGATGACGTTGAGCGACAGGTAGAAGAAAAGCCATGCTTCTTAATTAAGAGATTTCCATGCTGCTGCGTCTCAAAGGCATTTTgttgctttgttttgtttttataggCCAGACGACAGATAGTAACAGGCGAGTAATtcgattttcttgttttgtctgGTAGCATTTTGGCTGAGACAGTGCGAAAGAAATTCTTTTGccaagagaagaagaaaaagaagaagaagaattttagATCGAGGACATTTTGCGGCTAATGGGGTTGCAATTGCTGGCTGACTGATCAAAATGTACTACCTGGATATCCTTCCTTAAAACGAACAAcacgatttttatttttttattttttggagATAGATAGAGAGAAATTGTGTGTGAAAGAAAGTGATGACTGATGACGTGAGGAAATGGCGCCGCGTGTGaaaatcatttgttttctcttaAAACGCCTATTATTTAAACACACCGTTGTTTTAATTAAACACGAAAAATCagcacaaacacacacacacaaaaaaacaaaacataatttCAGTTAATTTCAAAACTTTTTGGTCTAATTGCACGTGTGATGAATTGATATCTTACCCCTTCGTAGAGGAGCCAGAGAAGAGACAGCAGCAGAATGATGACGACGTAGTTGATGATCAGAGATTTAGCGTGGGCGTGCTCCGGGTTGTTCATTTTTACTGCTGGACGGATTGGGACTTGTGATTCAAACCGCTCTGCGAATGATTCGAATGTGAAAATATTTCACACAAAAATGAGTGGGAAACGGCCCTGGGGATGGATGTTACTCGAAACTGTAACTCTGCACGGGAATGAAGACTTAAAAAAACGATTTGAGCGAGACCGAGAAGGGCTGGAGGTTGCAGTTGATCTGAGACTCTTAGGACAGGATCTTTAGGATCAGTATAGCCGCTTTTGGGGGGGACGGGTGATGTATTTGGGAGGTAAGAGTGGGATGTTATTGGGGGGGCCGATTTGGCACGGACTCACAAAGTCTTTTCGAGTGGTGCACACGAGAGGAAATCTATTTAAACGACGCCAAAGCATATAGATGGATGGGAGAAAGAACCAGATGAAAAGGTGAGGCGGAGTAgtaaaaacgaaagagaacgaAAAACGGGGTAGGAGAGAAAACTTGAATGTGTTTATTAAACCCGGACCGATTCCAAAAGTGGACCAAAAGGTCTACACACGTCTTTGGCTTCTTCTATTATATGCTATACTGTACACATGTCCTGCCGAGAGCTTCTCGCACGCAAAAGGGTGTGGCCTCTTCAATGAATAtcacaattttaaaaagatcTTTCGTATACACGTCGTTGTGCTATATCCTCATGTATTTTTAGGTTACCACATTGTCCatcatttgaataatttttttttcagaacaaATCAAGGAAATTTTTAAGAAGAGTGTTGCAATATGCCATCCCCCATGGTATACCaatccatcatcatcaaagttttatttttaaaggtgcTCTACTTAAATTATAATGGTCATACACACCGAGATGTCGCTGTTGTGTCGCGTCTCTCTTTcgatataaataaaatattttaaatacagTGTACTATATAATAAACAGATGACGTACGGCTGCTCTAAATATAGTGGAGGAAGGAGACGGACGTGAGTAAAAGCACAGTGAGAAGGGGCCATGAGGAGACGACGCCTCGAGACGACAACAACGACGAAGACGATCCAGTggcgtgttgttgttgttgattatTTTGACGCGAAGAAACAAATTCCGTCTCGTCGACGTTGCGTTCCTCCTCGATTCCGTCACTGCGGTCCAGGGCCTGTTCGGAAGCCTCGTAGTTATTGTAGGTCGATGACGAAGTCAACGACGCATCGTTGGACGTCGGTAGTTCGCATTCAATTTCGTGCTCCGTTCCGGGCTCGTAACTCAGACAGTAACCctaatttgtttttggtttttttcaattattcatatgcaaattttattttcaaatacaAGAGAATTCAATACCTGAATCAAAGGACCGGCCATTGTGTCGAGGAATCCTCGCGTgaatgaagctgtaaaaaatGGATCATTTCAAGAGTTATGAATATGTTAATGGGCATTTCGTGCGTGATGAATACCAGTTTGAGCTCCGCATTTTCCGGCAACGACTGACTGCGAACACTTCATGTAATTCTGGAACGAACTGTACCGTGACAGGCGTCAAGTACGTTGTTACGTCGCAAATTAGAggagattttttgtttgttgtttttattaatgaaagaaaaaaaaatgtatataccAGCAGAGTTTTTTGGAATTCTCAACCGGATCGTCAGCGATGCTGCTGCCGCCAAGTGTTGCGCCAGCGCCGTTGTTATTATTGCCGCTATGCTCCCGCACGTGACTCTGGTATTCAACGGCGCAGCGTTCGTAGCCCGACTGGACGTCTCTCATGCACGGAGCGTGCATCAGATATTCTGCATTCATtcacaaaacaacaaatgttaATTGATTTAATCAGATGGAATTCGCAGCAACGGTGATTTGTATCTACCTTTCTGGTAATCTTCGTCTTCGCACAGATCGACGATGACCTGTTTGGTGCCTGCGTAGAGCATGTGGAAGAATTCACGATGTTGGGCATCTAAGCAGCGCGAAGTGAAGTTATCGATGCATCTCAAACCATCGATTAGTTTCCTTAAATTATTCCAAAAATGAGTCAATTCGAGTGggcaggggaaaaaaatgcaCGAGACCTTTACGGTCACGTAGCGTGAGTAACTGAAAATATGGCGGCCCACACGTGTGCAACACTTGGAAACTAAAGTGTGAAGCATTTCTGTAcatgttttctatttttattcgaACGATTACAAATCGCCTTTAAGTGCGTCTAGTgccttttccttcttttgaATCCTTCGCCTTTTTGGAACACTGCCAAAGTGTCCGATTTAAAGAGGCCAAAACGGGCCCACACCTCTCGTGAGTCTACGCACTCTTCTAATGGCTTCCGCCTGATTTAATCCACCTGTATTCTTCTTCGAGGAAAACAAGGGGTATCGTCCTTCAGCGCTGCACATGTTCTAAGTCAACCTATttatctttttggttttttcgttcACGCTGCTATTTATCTGCCAGCTTTTTTGGACTGCGGGGGAACGGCttttaaacgaaaacaaacgcTGTAAGCCAACAGCAACAATGCTCTCGCATTATCCGGCTATGAATAGAGAAGGCATCAGCACGTTTTCTTTGCTAGGATCATTTCAACCTGATTGTTTCCCATCACCTGTTTAGACGTCCCGTTATCTGATGGCGCTGTCATATTTCTTTCGCACCTAATTCCACGTAATATCTTCAGTTTTGCGTACACAACACTGAGTACTAGATGGCTATCAACAACAAATCTCAGTTTAACTGGTTAATCTGTTGAAATTCACGAATTTCTATAGCATTCAAATAAAACGATGACCGAGAGAGTTTAGCCTCAAACGATTGTGAAAGAATGCTATACAGTTAGACGTATGGCTTTGATTCTTCATATAATAGGCAATCACGTTTTTAGCTTCTGGACACAAGAAGATGTTGACCGGAGCAGGTTTTCTTATTCGAATGTAGCGACTACGTCACGAATTTTGAGACCCAAATGAATGGCTGCAACATCGtcaaacaataaagaaatagAACACCCACGTTTTTAAGTTAAGATATATAGTTAACTATAAGAACTCACGGGCAGAGCGTGTTGAGTTCCTGTTGGGAAGCAGCAAAGCCCAGGTCTCGATTGTTGGTCAGGACTTTGAGCGGATCGGTACACCTTGTCAGCGAATCCTGTTGGCACGTTGCAGTCCTTAATCCTAATTCATTTGATGCTGTGAACACACAATTGAAGCAAATTGTAATTCATTCCTCTGCtcagcaaaaaaacaaaaaaggggaaaacaaaaacttttggGACACACGAACGACGCAACTCACCGTTGATTGAACTACAGATGAACACCAATGACACGATCACAGGTAGAAACATGTTGCGATAATCACAAACTGCTGGGACACTATTGAAAATAACACGAACGTGTGGAACGCACGAAATCAAGTGGCGAAAACTGAATTTGACAGAGCAAAGCGGATGGAATGTGCGACTAATGAACACCGACGATCAGAAGCGACTGAAGAGAACGAGACCTACACTCGGACAGGTATAGCTGATGGCTGTATACCCTAAAACATATCAACACTACATATAAAGCCCCAACTGGGAGAAGGGGGTTGGCCCAGTGGTTTGCGTCTTTgcaccaacaacaaaaaaagcagCAGCAACAAGTCGAGCGTGATTGAAAAAATAAGGAATTTGAACGGAAGGCTTTTTGGTAACCCAACCACCGGTTCGGGCCGTCTAACGTTAACACAAGGACGTGCTGTACAGTCTCCAGtattagaagaaaaaaaaagaaatcttccCAGTCAtgtgtttgtgtttttagaCACGCAGCAATGGCAGCATGTAGGACGTTACTATGCTTTACCTATCGTTCTATAGCTGTATCTTAAAACAAACCAGAACACGCCAGGTGGTGAATGCAGCCTTCGACTTCTTTCGGTGGTACACAACTGGCAGCTTGTATGTTTATATAcgagtttcttctttttaaaaaaaggctGATGTTATCTCTCGGCTTCTAGAGAAGATGATGGTAAGAATGATATTAgtaacctaaaaaaaaaaacgttttttacTGTACCGAACATAGAAAAATCCAAGAGACTAAATCATTTGTGCTGATCTGATATGCAGATATCATCAGATTTCTTTCCGTTGGGGTTAGACAACAGGACATGTGGGTTTCGTCGGTGCGGTTTGTGATATGTGTGTTTGGACACGAGACCGTTgatgttattatttttgtcttttttttttgggggaggttGTTGGTTCTCAGCAAACACCGTTACTATAGCTACGCCATCGAcccaacaataacaaaattcGGCGACGCGTTTCACTAGCCCAAAACTGGTCGATGCGCCAGGTGGCTGGGCGTGGACAGTCGGAGTAAAAGAATGAGGACGAAAACAAGGGACACCTAACTAGTGCTAGTGTGTTCCAGTCGGattaataacatttttttaaaatcatccAGTTCTTTGAATCATTACCACCTGCATTTGGTTAATTcaactggtttttttttttatgtttcccTCAATCACATTCGTGGTCGGCCTATAACTGGAATGGAAGATCTACGCTACGAAGGCTGGTCGATTGGACGCCAATTGAACGCCGTGTACGAATCGTTGGAACAAATTTGTGGCGTCCACGTCGCGGCCGTAGACATCAGCCGGGACTGCGTTCGACCGACATTGGTTAACGACGAAACAGAAGAGCATCTGCAACAGCTGCTGGAAGGATTACGCCAACAGGAAGGCCTCCTACGCCAGCAGATTCGTGACCTCATTGCCAAATTGCCCATCCGCACAAACGACGAGGTAGTTTCAACGAGCCTGTTCACTTCCCATTATCGTTTATTCTCGTTAAGGTATCAGTACCTGGTCACCTGTATATGACAAGATGAGATACTTAACGTAGATACGTCTCATTTGCAACGGGCAATAGGATATTACCGCTATGGTCGTTTTGGATTGAAATGTCAGGTGAACGTTTCGTTGGCTGTTCTTATTCAGGTTTATCGATGGGTTGATGGACTATTAAACAAGTGAATAGTTCGTTCGTTAGACTATCGTTTTATTTGCCATCACGAAATAGATAAACCTGAATCGTTTCTTTTAAAGGATCAGATGATTCGATCTTTCAGATCTCCAGGACATTGTtgacacgttttttttttgtttaaaaagaaaagaaaattgagctgttaaaactaaatttaacgattgaaaagaaaatgaaaaacgacCAAGTCTTAACGGACCTTTCCCATGAATGATGGTTAATGTCACATTTCATGTACTATTTTATTTGAGTATTCCACTGTCTCTAAGATCACGTCACATCCAGCAGCGTTACAgcaaacattaaaaacaaaaagatgacTACATTAAGTTTTGATAGATAACATTTGAAAGTTGCTTCAGCTTCTTGTTTCACTCGTGTCAAAATCTGCGGTTGGGGAGGTACGAAACAATCAGGACTGGGGGGGCTATTACAATGCCAAGGAAACGACACTGGACAGCTGACATGCTGGAACCAGCCAATAAATCATCGTCATCCATCGTGAAACTGTATACAAAACTTTGTGTACAGCCACCACAAAGTATGTAGACAACGGGGCCTGTACGTGATTAACGTCTCTTAATGTGCCAGGCGGTGACCAATGGAACAGCAGCGCCTGCGGCCGAAGCGCTCCGTCACTTCCTCGTCTCCAACGGTGGCGAAACGGGCGGATGGGATGCCCGAGATCACGGCCTTTTCCTCCAGTGGCGTTCCAGATTTAGAAACAATCGACAGACGTTCGTCTCGGCCGTCTGTGACACGGTGCCAGGTATAATTTTCACGCATGCATATATTTTGGTGTTTGAAATCTTGAGTGCAAGGGGGAGCAAACGGGATTTTCTCGGGATTTTCTCACGATGTTCGACCACCACAACACGATGGATGGCATCCAGCagctgccattttttttcttttttacgtgTCGCACTGAAAGCGACAATTTTGAGTTACCGATGTCGAAAACGATCAGCGGAACGACGG
This sequence is a window from Daphnia magna isolate NIES linkage group LG7, ASM2063170v1.1, whole genome shotgun sequence. Protein-coding genes within it:
- the LOC116926244 gene encoding phospholipid phosphatase-related protein type 5 produces the protein MEMRATSQLAGLTFPGSDSLEIAPLILLIRWISVAVIGFLFVILTTFTLSYSLGIVAPNFVSACKPQHRMLCDAGYINVTCTTLPQKWRRAGYSFPPTCVTLQGYLMFAAVYFIEHRFSWKGSRRYVNIFSQVFFIAMALLTGFSTVHYNEANWGEVLIGFLIGAGTAWIILRVTFIWMKWGKEPGLPYYWNDVLGRIIVSQTGSIPVTPLPMWHREPGQMGQQLSCQRNNENELPQTGGETRQPPSYQPIIFSSSEYTESPPAYDDIISFNRT
- the LOC116926247 gene encoding uncharacterized protein LOC116926247, yielding MFLPVIVSLVFICSSINASNELGLRTATCQQDSLTRCTDPLKVLTNNRDLGFAASQQELNTLCPKLIDGLRCIDNFTSRCLDAQHREFFHMLYAGTKQVIVDLCEDEDYQKEYLMHAPCMRDVQSGYERCAVEYQSHVREHSGNNNNGAGATLGGSSIADDPVENSKKLCCSFQNYMKCSQSVVAGKCGAQTASFTRGFLDTMAGPLIQGYCLSYEPGTEHEIECELPTSNDASLTSSSTYNNYEASEQALDRSDGIEEERNVDETEFVSSRQNNQQQQHATGSSSSLLSSRGVVSSWPLLTVLLLTSVSFLHYI